A genomic window from Silene latifolia isolate original U9 population chromosome 11, ASM4854445v1, whole genome shotgun sequence includes:
- the LOC141611282 gene encoding mechanosensitive ion channel protein 6-like has protein sequence MDHSPKKSLSFNKSSSAASSASSGHSRRPYISSSSSSYHNCDDDVADHQPILSHPHVHVIDYGDDVEFPVTMGPTSPGEVIVKIDAPHANPNEFSFIQSNNTNNGGHEPQREHSIRRQVLQGLPPLPPDALTRQSFGRNQTDIQSPDSSNINKSNVNVDGLKEVRVSFQESFNSEHGRRGSSIYSTVEEDDSGSDSPCSSNNGDDEEGRGIRNRKSSTKKKENDNGINNNNVSSSSGGEVIRCTSSTSSRRMASMTKTRSRLIDPPSTPLEQRSGLIPKSGPMNMRSGLIGKSTGIDDDEEDPFFGDDLPEEFKKGNVSVLLVVEWLILLLLVGTLICSLVIPEWRKISVWDMSLWKWQVLVIVLICGRLVSGWGIRIIVFFIERNFLLRKRVLYFVYGLKKAVQNVIWLGLVLLTWGFLFDKKVEKQAKSRPLKIVTQFLLICEIGAFIWLVKTLLVKVCASFFHVNAFFDRIQESLFNQFVIETLSGPPVFDLQSPQEEDMRTMNEVQKIVQTTGINVPPDLRASVLSHNSGTNVQASQGERMTMSVPRKSSMGQSTIMSGPMPRTRPDEGITIENLSKLNQKNVSAWNMKRLMKIVRHGFLTTLDEQIVDATNNQEDETSTQIRSEVEAKAAAKKIFRNVARPRAKYICLSDLMRFMREDEAVKTMSLFEGAAETERISKSALKNWVVNAFRERRAIALTLSDTKTAVNKLHKVVDVIVFIIILLIGITLLDIITYKNIIFLSSQIVLVAFIFGNTLKNAFESIIFLFVIHPFDVGDRCEIDGVQMVVEEMNILTTVFLRFDNTKIFFPNYILLTKPISNYYRSPDMGDGIEFLFHIATPPEKIALMRQRITSYIVNKKEHWYPEPMIIVKDAENLHTFKIAVWLQHRMNHQDIGEKWVRRGILIEECIKIFRELDLEYRIYPVNVNVNAMPPLTHANQPWPNRTNVPSAEVVHS, from the exons atgGATCATTCACCAAAAAAATCATTATCATTCAATAAATCATCCTCGGCCGCCTCCTCAGCCTCCTCCGGCCATAGCCGACGTCCAtacatttcttcttcttcgtcctcgtATCATAACTGTGACGATGACGTGGCTGACCACCAACCTATCCTTTCTCATCCCCACGTCCACGTCATCGATTACGGTGATGACGTGGAATTTCCGGTGACTATGGGCCCTACATCCCCTGGTGAAGTCATCGTCAAAATCGATGCACCTCATGCAAACCCTAATGAATTCTCGTTTATTCAATCGAACAACACCAACAATGGCGGACATGAGCCACAACGTGAGCATAGTATTCGACGTCAAGTATTACAAGGTCTTCCTCCGTTACCACCGGATGCATTGACTAGACAAAGCTTTGGTCGAAACCAAACCGATATTCAAAGCCCTGATTCGTCGAATATTAATAAGAGTAACGTTAATGTTGATGGGTTGAAGGAGGTACGAGTTTCGTTCCAAGAATCGTTTAATTCCGAGCATGGGAGAAGAGGGTCATCGATTTATAGCACGGTCGAGGAAGATGACTCTGGATCGGACTCACCTTGTTCGAGTAATAATGGAGACGATGAGGAGGGACGTGGAATTCGCAATAGAAAAAGTTCGACAAAGAAAAAAGAGAACGATAATGGTATTAATAACAATAATGTTAGTAGTAGTAGTGGTGGCGAGGTTATAAGGTGTACGTCTAGTACATCGTCTAGGCGAATGGCTAGTATGACCAAGACACGGTCAAGGCTCATTGACCCTCCATCGACTCCATTAGAGCAACGATCAGGGTTGATTCCTAAGTCGGGGCCTATGAATATGAGGTCGGGCTTGATTGGGAAGTCGACTGGTATAGATGATGACGAGGAGGATCCTTTCTTCGGCGATGACCTCCCTGAGGAGTTCAAGAAAGGGAACGTGAGCGTACTGCTGGTGGTGGAATGGTTGATTTTATTGTTACTCGTAGGTACGTTGATCTGTAGCCTTGTTATCCCAGAATGGAGGAAGATATCGGTATGGGATATGAGTTTGTGGAAATGGCAAGTTTTGGTAATTGTTTTGATTTGTGGGAGGTTGGTTTCGGGTTGGGGGATTAGGATTATTGTCTTCTTCATTGAGAGGAATTTTTTGCTTAGAAAGCGAGTTTTATACTTCGTTTATGGTTTGAAGAAGGCGGTTCAGAACGTGATTTGGTTAGGACTCGTTTTGTTAACTTGGGGATTTTTGTTTGATAAGAAGGTTGAGAAGCAAGCTAAGAGTAGGCCTCTTAAGATTGTGACTCAATTTTTGTTAATTTGTGAAATCGGAGCGTTTATATGGTTGGTTAAGACATTGTTAGTCAAGGTTTGTGCATCGTTTTTCCATGTCAACGCGTTCTTTGATAGAATTCAAGAGTCGTTGTTCAATCAATTTGTCATTGAGACGTTATCAGGACCGCCTGTGTTCGATCTCCAATCACCCCAAGAGGAGGACATGAGAACAATGAATGAAGTTCAAAAGATAGTTCAAACAACTGGGATTAATGTGCCTCCTGATCTTCGAGCTAGTGTTTTGTCCCACAATAGCGGGACAAACGTTCAAGCTAGCCAGGGTGAGAGAATGACAATGTCTGTCCCACGGAAAAGTTCCATGGGACAGAGTACTATTATGTCCGGGCCTATGCCTAGGACGAGACCAGATGAAGGAATCACAATTGAAAATTTGAGTAAGTTGAATCAAAAGAATGTGTCGGCTTGGAATATGAAGCGGTTGATGAAAATTGTTAGACACGGGTTCTTGACCACGTTGGACGAGCAAATAGTCGATGCAACTAATAATCAAGAAGACGAGACTTCGACACAGATTAGGAGTGAAGTTGAAGCTAAGGCTGCTGCCAAGAAAATTTTTCGTAATGTTGCAAGGCCGAGAGCTAA GTACATTTGTCTGTCGGACCTTATGCGATTTATGCGAGAAGACGAGGCAGTAAAGACGATGAGTCTCTTTGAAGGAGCTGCCGAAACAGAGAGGATCAGCAAATCAGCCCTCAAGAATTGGGTG GTTAATGCATTTCGAGAGAGAAGAGCCATCGCCTTGACTCTAAGTGACACGAAGACAGCCGTTAATAAGCTTCACAAGGTCGTGGACGTTATCGTATTTATCATCATTCTTTTGATCGGCATTACTCTCCTAGATATCATAACCTACAAGAACATCATATTCTTAAGCTCACAAATTGTCCTCGTCGCCTTTATCTTCGGAAACACTCTGAAGAATGCGTTCGAGTCCATAATTTTCTTATTCGTCATTCATCCATTTGACGTTGGTGATCGTTGTGAGATCGATGGAGTTCAG ATGGTTGTCGAGGAGATGAACATATTAACAACCGTGTTTTTGAGATTTGACAACACGAAAATTTTCTTTCCTAACTACATTCTCCTAACGAAACCTATCAGCAACTATTATCGTAGTCCTGATATGGGAGACGGGATCGAGTTTCTTTTCCACATTGCGACTCCTCCTGAAAAAATCGCGCTTATGCGACAAAGAATCACAAG TTACATTGTGAACAAGAAGGAACATTGGTATCCAGAACCGATGATAATTGTGAAGGACGCGGAAAATTTGCATACGTTTAAAATAGCGGTATGGCTCCAACACAGGATGAATCATCAGGACATCGGTGAGAAATGGGTAAGACGAGGGATATTAATAGAAGAATGTATCAAGATCTTTAGGGAGCTTGATCTCGAGTATCGTATTTATCCTGTTAATGTTAATGTAAACGCAATGCCTCCTCTTACTCACGCGAATCAACCTTGGCCAAATCGGACTAATGTTCCGTCTGCTGAAGTAGTTCATTCATGA
- the LOC141611283 gene encoding serine/threonine-protein kinase STY46, protein MVMEDNESSCNSTAAATAETPPYTAAQTSRQLRQKLEVYNQVLRRLKESNVPEALLPGFDDQLWSHFHRLPARYALDVNVERAEDVLLHRRLLHLAHDPVNRPAFDVRLVQVLPSADATSDDKAKESSPLARKSHPPPAFGSSPNLEALALEGNQLHYDDDDEDDNEANASSRLLRPMHEITFSTDDKPKLLSQLTSLLAEVGLNIQEAHAFSSTDGYSLDVFVVDGWPYEETQILRSALEKELKRIENSSWRSQQSSSPMVEQEQTPIESKCDHVEIPSDGTDVWEIDPKLLKFENKVASGSYGDLYKGTYCSQDVAIKVLKAERINTDLQKEFAQEVFIMRKVRHKNVVQFIGACTKPPSLCIVTEFMSGGSVYDYLHKHKGTFKLPSVLKVAIDISKGMNYLHQNNIIHRDLKAANLLMDENEVVKVADFGVARVKSQSGVMTAETGTYRWMAPEVIEHKPYDHKADVFSFAIVLWELLSGKLPYEYLTPLQAAVGVVQKGLRPTIPKNCHPKLAELLEKCWQQDPTLRPNFSDIIPILQQIAKEVASVEDRSKDKHSGFFSALRRNQTFNK, encoded by the exons ATGGTTATGGAAGATAACGAAAGCAGCTGCAACAGCACGGCGGCGGCAACGGCGGAAACTCCGCCTTATACGGCGGCGCAAACCTCGAGACAGTTACGGCAAAAATTAGAGGTGTATAATCAAGTGTTACGACGGTTAAAAGAATCGAATGTTCCAGAAGCTCTTCTTCCTGGCTTCGACGATCAACTTTGGTCTCATTTTCACCGTCTTCCTGCTCG gTATGCATTGGATGTGAATGTGGAGAGAGCAGAAGATGTATTATTGCATAGAAGATTGTTGCATCTTGCACATGATCCTGTTAATAGACCTGCCTTTGACGTCCGCTTAGTTCAG GTTCTTCCGTCTGCTGATGCAACCTCAGATGATAAGGCGAAGGAATCTTCTCCATTGGCCCGAAAAAG TCACCCACCACCCGCATTTGGTTCATCCCCGAACCTGGAAGCCCTTGCCCTTGAAGGAAACCAACTacattatgatgatgatgatgaggatgataatGAAGCAAATGCTAGTTCAAGGCTTTTGCG GCCCATGCATGAGATCACCTTTTCCACAGATGACAAACCAAAACTTCTTAGTCAG TTAACGTCCCTATTGGCAGAGGTAGGGCTGAATATTCAGGAAGCACATGCCTTCTCATCCACAGATGGCTACTCTCTAGATGTTTTTGTTGTTGATGGATGGCCATATGAG GAAACTCAGATACTCAGATCTGCTTTAGAAAAAGAACTAAAACGAATTGAG AACTCATCTTGGCGCAGTCAGCAGTCATCATCTCCTATGGTTGAGCAAGAGCAAACCCCAATTGAATCTAAGTGTGACCATGTGGAGATACCGAGTGATGGTACTGATGTTTGGGAAATCGATCCAAAGCTCTTAAAATTTGAGAACAAAGTTGCTTCTGGGTCATACGGTGATCT ATATAAAGGTACATACTGCAGTCAGGATGTGGCAATAAAGGTCCTCAAAGCTGAGCGTATAAATACAGATTTACAGAAGGAGTTCGCTCAGGAAGTGTTTATCATGAG GAAAGTTCGTCACAAGAACGTTGTTCAATTCATTGGCGCGTGTACAAAACCTCCTAGTTTGTGCATAGTCACAG AGTTTATGTCTGGTGGAAGTGTTTATGACTATTTGCACAAGCACAAGGGAACTTTCAAGTTACCATCTGTGTTAAAAGTAGCTATTGATATCTCCAAAGGAATGAACTATCTGCATCAGAATAATATCATTCACAGGGATTTGAAGGCTGCCAATCTTCTGATGGATGAAAATGAG GTGGTCAAGGTAGCAGATTTTGGCGTTGCAAGAGTGAAGTCTCAATCAGGTGTTATGACCGCTGAAACCGGAACATATCGTTGGATGGCTCCTGAG GTTATTGAACATAAGCCATATGATCACAAAGCTGATGTATTTAGTTTCGCAATTGTGTTGTGGGAATTGCTATCTGGAAAG CTTCCATATGAGTACTTGACTCCATTACAAGCGGCTGTGGGGGTAGTACAGAAG GGCCTACGTCCTACAATTCCGAAGAACTGTCATCCCAAACTCGCAGAGTTGCTCGAGAAATGCTGGCAACAAGACCCTACATTAAGACCTAATTTCTCTGATATCATACCTATTCTTCAACAGATAGCCAAGGAG GTTGCAAGCGTAGAAGATCGTAGCAAAGACAAACACAGCGGATTCTTCTCAGCTCTCAGACGAAACCAAACATTCAACAAGTGA